Proteins found in one Solitalea lacus genomic segment:
- a CDS encoding arylsulfatase, translated as MKRISIQIGCYLLLLLGSLGNRTFAQQKPNILFIMADDIGWFNSSCYNRGMMGFRTPNIDRIANEGTMFMTWYGQQSCTAGRAAFITGQSPIRTGLTKVGMPGSDIGLSDKDPSIAEFLKPLGYMCGQFGKNHLGDLNKFLPTVHGFDEFLGNLYHLNAEEEPEDPDYPKDPRYKEQFGPRGVLHCYASTTDDPKELGKFGKVGKQRIEDTGPLTIKRMETVDEEFTTAAIDFMDKQVKAGKPFFCYFNSTRMHINTHLSPKYNGKTGLGLQADGMTELDDNVGKLLKMLDDLGIADNTIVVFTTDNGAETMTWPDGGSTPFRGEKATNWEGGFRVPTVIRWPGVIKPGTISNDVFAHEDFIPTFCAAAGQADIVQKCLSGYSAGGKTYKVHLDGYNMLPFFKGEVKENPRKEFVYWSDDGDLFAIRYGRWKISFIEQYHEGLDIWAKDYTKLRVPMVYDLLADPFERGPYSFEYPEWQVRHIYLTYGALGFATKWLSSFKEFPPRQKPGSFNLDEVMRKVTVKSSN; from the coding sequence ATGAAACGCATCTCAATTCAAATAGGTTGTTATTTATTATTGCTGTTGGGTAGCTTGGGTAATCGAACCTTTGCCCAACAAAAGCCTAATATTCTCTTCATTATGGCCGATGATATCGGTTGGTTCAACTCTAGTTGCTACAATCGTGGCATGATGGGTTTTAGAACACCTAATATCGACCGTATCGCCAATGAAGGGACGATGTTTATGACCTGGTACGGGCAACAGAGTTGCACGGCCGGGCGCGCTGCTTTTATTACAGGACAATCGCCTATTCGTACTGGTCTTACTAAAGTAGGTATGCCAGGATCTGATATTGGACTTAGCGATAAAGATCCCTCTATTGCAGAATTCTTAAAACCTCTGGGCTATATGTGTGGGCAATTTGGTAAGAACCACCTTGGTGATCTCAATAAATTTTTGCCTACTGTTCATGGTTTCGATGAGTTTTTAGGGAACCTTTATCATTTGAATGCAGAAGAAGAACCTGAAGATCCTGATTATCCTAAGGATCCTAGATATAAAGAACAATTTGGCCCCCGGGGAGTATTGCATTGTTATGCCTCAACAACTGACGATCCTAAAGAGCTTGGCAAATTTGGGAAAGTAGGTAAACAAAGAATAGAAGATACAGGACCTCTTACCATTAAACGCATGGAGACTGTTGATGAAGAGTTTACAACTGCGGCAATTGATTTTATGGATAAACAAGTAAAAGCCGGTAAACCTTTCTTTTGTTACTTCAATTCTACTCGAATGCACATCAACACACATCTTAGTCCGAAGTACAATGGCAAAACCGGCTTAGGCTTACAGGCTGATGGAATGACTGAATTGGATGACAATGTCGGTAAGTTGTTGAAAATGTTAGATGACCTAGGTATAGCAGATAATACAATTGTTGTCTTCACAACTGATAATGGGGCTGAAACGATGACCTGGCCCGACGGTGGAAGTACTCCTTTTCGGGGTGAAAAAGCAACCAACTGGGAAGGAGGATTCCGGGTGCCAACTGTTATTCGCTGGCCGGGCGTAATTAAACCAGGTACTATATCCAACGATGTATTTGCTCATGAAGACTTTATTCCAACATTTTGTGCTGCTGCCGGCCAAGCCGATATTGTACAAAAATGCCTTTCGGGTTATTCTGCTGGCGGCAAAACTTATAAGGTTCACTTAGATGGATATAATATGCTGCCTTTTTTTAAAGGTGAGGTGAAAGAAAATCCTCGTAAGGAGTTTGTTTATTGGAGCGATGACGGAGATCTATTTGCAATCCGCTATGGTCGTTGGAAGATTTCATTTATCGAACAATACCATGAAGGGCTTGATATTTGGGCAAAGGATTATACTAAACTTAGGGTGCCAATGGTATATGATCTTCTAGCTGATCCATTTGAAAGGGGGCCATATTCATTTGAATACCCTGAATGGCAGGTGCGTCATATTTACCTAACTTATGGAGCGCTCGGTTTTGCGACTAAATGGCTTTCCTCCTTCAAAGAATTTCCACCAAGGCAAAAACCGGGTAGTTTTAATCTGGATGAAGTGATGCGAAAGGTGACGGTAAAATCAAGTAATTAG
- a CDS encoding HAD family hydrolase, protein MKRTYRRLLILLLINLFISSVFAQSDPLPSWNDGEVKKAIIAFVEKTTKEGTSDFIRKEDRIATFDNDGTLWSEQPVYFQLFFAIDRIKAMSPQHPEWKTKEPFKSVLANDMKGIIASGEKGLLEIIIATHSGMTTDEYDQLVTDWFKTARHPTTKHYYYEMIYKPMVELLAYLRAYEYKTYIVSGGGLDFMRAFAPEMYGIPPDQIVGSMGKVKYEFRNGKPVLVKLPEVDFIDDKEGKPIGIHKYIGKRPVLAFGNSDGDFQMLEWTTSAPGPRMGLIVHHTDSLREVAYDHQSSIGTLDKALTEAPKRGWLLIDMKKDWKKIFSFD, encoded by the coding sequence ATGAAAAGGACGTATAGAAGATTATTGATATTACTGCTCATTAACCTTTTTATAAGCAGTGTTTTTGCTCAAAGCGATCCATTACCATCCTGGAATGACGGAGAAGTTAAAAAGGCAATTATTGCTTTTGTTGAAAAAACCACCAAGGAAGGTACTTCAGATTTTATAAGAAAAGAGGATCGCATAGCTACATTCGATAATGACGGTACCCTTTGGAGTGAGCAACCGGTTTATTTTCAGTTATTCTTCGCTATTGACCGTATTAAAGCAATGTCTCCACAGCATCCGGAGTGGAAAACCAAAGAGCCATTCAAATCAGTTCTTGCAAACGATATGAAAGGCATTATTGCTTCTGGAGAAAAGGGTTTACTGGAAATTATAATTGCTACTCATTCCGGGATGACCACTGATGAATATGATCAGCTTGTTACTGATTGGTTTAAAACAGCCAGACACCCTACTACCAAACATTATTATTATGAAATGATTTACAAGCCCATGGTTGAATTGCTGGCCTATTTGAGAGCCTATGAATATAAAACCTATATTGTTTCTGGTGGTGGTCTCGATTTTATGCGTGCATTTGCCCCAGAGATGTATGGGATTCCTCCGGATCAGATTGTGGGAAGTATGGGTAAAGTAAAATATGAATTCCGAAATGGAAAGCCCGTTTTGGTAAAACTACCGGAAGTGGATTTTATTGACGATAAAGAGGGAAAACCAATTGGGATACATAAGTATATTGGTAAACGTCCAGTATTAGCATTTGGCAACTCAGATGGTGATTTTCAAATGCTGGAGTGGACAACATCTGCTCCCGGACCCCGAATGGGATTGATCGTACATCATACTGATTCGTTAAGAGAAGTAGCTTATGACCATCAATCTTCTATCGGAACACTTGATAAAGCGCTGACTGAAGCTCCCAAAAGAGGGTGGTTACTTATTGATATGAAAAAAGACTGGAAAAAGATATTTTCTTTTGATTAG
- a CDS encoding GNAT family N-acetyltransferase, with protein sequence METDLIITQTDKHFETVVDGYKAFIEYLQSGDSIYLTHTEVAPELEGKGIAKKLVETVLKMIERDGKQLVPLCPYVASYLNRHPDWKRIVAPGYNV encoded by the coding sequence ATGGAAACCGACTTAATAATTACACAAACCGACAAGCATTTTGAGACAGTGGTAGATGGTTATAAAGCTTTCATAGAGTACCTACAATCAGGCGATAGTATTTACTTAACACATACTGAAGTGGCTCCAGAGTTAGAAGGAAAAGGAATTGCCAAAAAACTAGTCGAAACTGTACTTAAAATGATAGAAAGAGATGGAAAGCAACTGGTTCCGCTTTGTCCCTATGTAGCTTCCTACCTAAATCGTCACCCCGACTGGAAACGGATTGTGGCACCAGGATATAATGTTTAG
- a CDS encoding FMN-binding glutamate synthase family protein yields MRKGFIISAIAGIFVSSLLSYYESPYWLVLLAIIIVLTVIGFRDMMQTKHSIMRTYPVFGRMRYWMEALRPKLYQYFIESDIDGRPINRIDRSTIYQRAKKETDSMPFGTQMDVYAEGYEWMSHSIAPKNFHILDKNPRVIIGNKDCKQPYSSSVFNVSAMSFGSLSSNAIEALNAGAKIGGFAHNTGEGGISPHHLRNGGDIIWQIGTGYFGCRDDEGNFSPEVFKQNALRPEVKMIELKISQGAKPGHGGILPASKNTPEIAAIRHIKPGITVASPPYHSAFDSPIELIKFIKQLRDLSGGKPVGFKLCIGRGNEFIGICKAMIELDTFPDFITVDGGEGGTGAAPQEFSNYVGAPLLDGLAFVHNMLVGYNIRHHIKIIASGKILSGFSIVRAVAIGADACNSARAMMMALGCIQALQCNTNKCPTGVATQNPELAVGLVIDDKKQRVANYHAETVKNFVELMGAAGIENPRELTRSHIYRRVFMNEIRTYEDIFPSVEPGGMISGNMPDRYKLDLATAYIDRWN; encoded by the coding sequence ATGAGAAAAGGATTCATTATCAGCGCTATTGCTGGTATTTTTGTCAGTTCACTTTTAAGTTATTACGAAAGTCCTTATTGGCTGGTATTGCTGGCAATTATTATTGTACTTACTGTAATAGGCTTTAGGGATATGATGCAAACCAAACATTCTATTATGCGTACCTATCCGGTTTTTGGCCGTATGCGTTATTGGATGGAAGCTTTGCGCCCTAAATTGTATCAATATTTTATTGAATCAGATATTGATGGACGGCCAATTAACCGTATCGACCGTTCTACCATTTACCAGCGAGCTAAAAAAGAAACAGATTCAATGCCTTTTGGAACGCAAATGGACGTTTACGCGGAAGGATATGAATGGATGAGTCATTCTATAGCTCCTAAAAACTTCCATATCCTGGATAAAAACCCTCGCGTAATTATTGGCAATAAAGACTGCAAACAACCTTATTCATCAAGTGTATTTAACGTTTCGGCGATGAGCTTTGGATCATTGAGCTCAAATGCCATTGAAGCACTTAATGCAGGAGCTAAAATTGGCGGCTTTGCACATAACACCGGCGAAGGTGGTATTAGCCCTCACCATTTGAGAAATGGAGGTGACATTATTTGGCAAATTGGAACCGGTTATTTTGGTTGTCGTGATGATGAGGGCAATTTCTCTCCTGAAGTATTTAAACAAAATGCACTTAGGCCGGAGGTAAAAATGATTGAGCTTAAAATTTCGCAAGGAGCCAAACCTGGCCATGGAGGTATTTTGCCTGCAAGTAAAAACACCCCGGAAATTGCAGCCATTCGTCATATTAAACCAGGCATTACCGTAGCTTCTCCTCCTTATCACTCGGCATTTGATTCACCAATTGAATTGATCAAATTCATAAAACAATTACGTGATTTATCTGGAGGCAAACCGGTTGGGTTTAAATTGTGTATTGGCCGCGGAAATGAGTTTATAGGTATTTGTAAAGCAATGATTGAACTGGACACCTTCCCAGACTTTATTACTGTTGATGGCGGTGAAGGTGGAACAGGTGCAGCACCTCAGGAATTTTCCAACTACGTTGGTGCACCGTTATTAGATGGCTTGGCCTTTGTACATAATATGCTCGTTGGATACAACATTCGTCATCATATTAAAATTATTGCATCGGGTAAAATCCTATCAGGATTTAGTATTGTTAGGGCTGTAGCAATTGGAGCTGATGCATGTAACTCGGCCCGTGCTATGATGATGGCCTTGGGTTGTATTCAGGCCCTGCAGTGCAATACCAACAAATGCCCTACCGGTGTGGCAACGCAAAACCCTGAATTGGCTGTTGGATTAGTGATTGATGACAAGAAACAGCGTGTTGCTAACTACCATGCCGAAACGGTAAAGAATTTTGTGGAGCTAATGGGTGCAGCAGGTATCGAAAACCCTAGAGAGCTAACCCGTTCTCATATTTACCGTCGTGTATTTATGAATGAAATTAGAACGTATGAAGATATTTTCCCATCGGTAGAACCGGGAGGAATGATCAGCGGCAATATGCCTGATCGTTACAAGTTAGATTTAGCAACTGCCTATATAGATCGTTGGAATTAA
- a CDS encoding VOC family protein codes for MKHRIVGMTPLLMVYDMQASLSFYCGVLGFNLIESTGPKEYIGWAFLRLNDIELMLNTQYEMSDRPSEKELLRNGHHADTCLYFGCNDIDALYQSLKSKKLELNEPYITGYGWQALDLADPDGYKLCFQRPLNP; via the coding sequence ATGAAGCACAGAATTGTTGGAATGACGCCACTTTTAATGGTTTACGATATGCAAGCCTCTTTATCTTTTTATTGTGGTGTGTTAGGGTTTAATTTAATCGAATCTACGGGGCCTAAAGAATATATTGGTTGGGCTTTCTTACGATTGAATGATATTGAATTAATGTTGAACACCCAATATGAAATGTCTGATCGTCCAAGTGAAAAGGAACTATTAAGGAATGGGCATCATGCTGACACTTGTCTGTATTTTGGTTGCAATGATATTGATGCACTGTACCAGTCGCTTAAAAGCAAGAAGCTTGAGCTAAATGAACCTTATATAACCGGTTACGGATGGCAAGCGCTCGATTTAGCGGATCCTGATGGTTATAAACTCTGTTTCCAACGGCCGCTTAACCCTTAA
- a CDS encoding nuclear transport factor 2 family protein — translation MEVLVHNDLKVRELYEAFNRGDVGTILSEIAPQFTFYFTGAPDIPHGHNYKGREGAQAFFTDLDKYEEVLEFTPKHYFEESENGHNMVVSTGVYRGKVRSTGKTYETNWCHVWEFDEDGHPLSCSEILDTLTVAKAYIN, via the coding sequence ATGGAAGTTTTAGTGCATAACGACCTTAAGGTTAGGGAGCTTTATGAAGCTTTCAATAGAGGAGATGTTGGAACCATCCTTTCTGAGATTGCTCCTCAATTTACATTCTATTTTACGGGTGCACCCGATATTCCACATGGTCATAATTATAAGGGGCGAGAAGGAGCCCAGGCATTTTTTACTGATTTAGATAAGTATGAGGAAGTCCTTGAATTTACTCCTAAGCATTATTTTGAAGAATCGGAAAACGGACATAATATGGTAGTGTCTACAGGTGTTTATAGAGGGAAGGTAAGAAGTACAGGGAAGACATATGAAACGAATTGGTGCCATGTTTGGGAGTTCGATGAAGATGGGCATCCGCTAAGTTGCAGTGAAATTCTCGATACGCTGACTGTTGCCAAAGCGTATATTAATTAA